A single Balaenoptera ricei isolate mBalRic1 chromosome 13, mBalRic1.hap2, whole genome shotgun sequence DNA region contains:
- the IL36RN gene encoding interleukin-36 receptor antagonist protein: MVLSGALCFRMKDAKLKVLYLHDNQLQTGGLQALRSLKVGEEISIVPNRSLDAKLSPVILGVQGGSQCLSCGTGQEPTLKLEPVNIMELYHSAEESKRFTFYRRDTGLTSSFELAAYPGWFFCTVPEADQPLRVTQLLKDTSWDGPITDFYFQQCD, encoded by the exons ATGGTCCTGAGTGGGGCGCTGTGCTTCCG AATGAAGGATGCAAAACTGAAAGTGCTTTATCTGCACGATAACCAGCTTCAAACCGGAGGGCTGCAAGCACTAAGGTCATTAAAGGTTG GTGAGGAGATCAGCATTGTCCCCAATCGGTCTCTGGATGCCAAACTCTCTCCAGTCATCCTGGGCGTCCAGGGTGGGAGCCAGTGCCTGTCGTGTGGGACGGGGCAGGAACCGACCCTGAAACTAGAG CCAGTGAACATCATGGAGCTCTACCACAGTGCCGAAGAGTCCAAGAGATTCACCTTCTACCGGCGGGACACGGGGCTCACCTCTAGCTTCGAGCTGGCCGCCTACCCGGGCTGGTTTTTCTGCACCGTGCCCGAAGCGGACCAGCCTCTCCGGGTCACTCAGCTCCTGAAGGACACCAGCTGGGACGGCCCCATCACTGACTTCTACTTCCAGCAGTGTGACTAG
- the IL1F10 gene encoding LOW QUALITY PROTEIN: interleukin-1 family member 10 (The sequence of the model RefSeq protein was modified relative to this genomic sequence to represent the inferred CDS: substituted 1 base at 1 genomic stop codon): MCSLPMARYYIVKDAYLEALYMRDGHFLVGDPDADNCRAGMICILPNRGLGHTSFPIFLGIQGGSRCLACVETGVGPSLQLEDVNIEDLYKGGDQATCFTFFQRCSDPAFRLEAAAXPGWFPCGSAEPQEPIRLTKESEPSACTELYFEQSR, translated from the exons ATGTGCTCCCTCCCCATGGCAAGATACTACAT AGTTAAGGATGCGTATCTGGAGGCTCTGTACATGAGAGATGGCCACTTCCTGGTGGGAGATCCCGACGCAGACAACTGTCGTGCAGGA ATGATCTGCATACTCCCCAACAGAGGCCTGGGCCACACCAGTTTCCCCATCTTCCTGGGGATCCAGGGAGGCAGTCGTTGCCTGGCATGTGTGGAGACAGGGGTGGGGCCTTCCCTGCAGCTGGAG GATGTGAACATCGAGGATCTGTACAAGGGCGGTGACCAGGCCACCTGCTTCACCTTCTTCCAGAGATGCTCGGACCCTGCCTTCAGGCTGGAGGCTGCTGCCTGACCTGGCTGGTTTCCCTGTGGCTCGGCTGAGCCCCAAGAGCCCATACGACTCACCAAGGAGAGTGAGCCCTCAGCCTGCACTGAGCTCTACTTTGAACAGAGTCGGTAG